From Podospora bellae-mahoneyi strain CBS 112042 chromosome 5, whole genome shotgun sequence:
GACGTATATGACCCAGacatggccgaggaggcaCGCCCAAAGTCAAGCTTGTTGGGGACCCACAATCAGCTTGGAGAAAAGCACCAATTTCTGGATTGATGCCGTGTGCATTGATCAGAACAATGACGAGGAAATCGCCGCCCAGATTCCCATCATGGGAGAGATCTACTCTTCCGCTGGCAGGGTATTGGCATGGCTTGGGGCCGATGAGGCAAGATTGAGCGTGTTCAGATGGTGGCATGACACGGCCTACCCAAGAATGCGGCATGTTTTGCACCGCgctggggaaaagggaaTTCTGTCTCTCAGGGCCTCCAGTTGCTTCGATACCAAACTCTGGGCGGATGTTTTTGGATTGGCTCCTCCGGTTGAGCTGGGAGTTACGAACTGGCTTGATGCATGGACGGAATATTGGGCATTCTACCGCACAAGGCGTTATTTTCACAGGGTCTGGATCTGCCAAGAGATTGTCCTCGCAGACCGCCTACAGACATATTGTGGAAGTGGAGAGCTAAGCTGGGGCGACATGATTGGCTTTACGACTTTATTGGGGACAATACATTGGGTTGACGCTATCGGCACCCAGTGCCGAGTGAATCTTCCCCTTGAGTGGACTCCATCCATCCGTGGTTTCGGTATTGGCGACCTCTTTGAGGttcagcaacaacaaaacagcaaGATTTGGCAAAGTACTGGTTGGGTCCGCCAATGGTTCGCCACTATCTCAGCTGTCCGCCGCCGCGGTTGTTTTAAACCCGAGGATAGAGTCTACGCTACCGTCGGTATCCTTCAGCAACTCTtaccccccaacacccccttgccGATCCCCATCGACACTACCCACACACCCGAGCagctcttcaccttcaccgccgccgccatcctcaagaaCTGGCCAGAGCTCTCGATCTTTGCCTTTCTCGAGCACAACGCCTCCCGTGCTTTCTCGTCACTGCCAACGTGGGTTCCCGACCTGTCGATCGACGACTTTCCCTGGCCGCTGGGTCCTTTCGACACCTACTTCGGAGCCGGGATCGCCACTTCCGCTCCACTGAAGGAGCTATCAGTAAACGATTGTTTCCAAGACCGTGCTACCGCCCCAATCCCATCGTTTCGACATATCGACCCGATCAAAGGACAGTTTGCCTTGCGCGGCAGCAAGCTAGATACCATCAAGCAAAAGTACCCCTGTACTCATGTGTACGATATGAAGCTCGCCGAGTTGGCGATTGAAGTGTTGGCCAATCTGCCCGTACACTACGCACACGACTTGGTCCAGGAAGAAGAGACGGGAGCGACGCGGGGACAGTGTAGGGTGGAGGCCTTGATACATACAATGACCTGTGCTGGGATGgggttttcttcttctcggggCTCGATGGAGAAGACTAGCCAATTGTTCCCTTCGTTCAGGcgctggttgttgatgagtCTGTCGCAGGTGTGGTCTGGGATTGACCCGGTGGACAGGTTGCATCCGGCACATACGGCGAGGGATGACGTGGAGCTGCAGAAAAGGAGGGCTAAAATGATGGAAACGATGACGAATGTAGGAATGTCGA
This genomic window contains:
- a CDS encoding hypothetical protein (EggNog:ENOG503PDMS; COG:S), which produces MSRPRSQSLPLINTPHRYPPYQYQRLSSPRHIRIIQLLGYDPILSRVFISIAEHDLSTLPERFTALSYTWGSAIETFEEMHHSAIIGPDKARLSKNPRDIELVVVPPEALETFKRSDDASLDPRGSMVDLYTTPVTTITVTGNLSNFFRTYMTQTWPRRHAQSQACWGPTISLEKSTNFWIDAVCIDQNNDEEIAAQIPIMGEIYSSAGRVLAWLGADEARLSVFRWWHDTAYPRMRHVLHRAGEKGILSLRASSCFDTKLWADVFGLAPPVELGVTNWLDAWTEYWAFYRTRRYFHRVWICQEIVLADRLQTYCGSGELSWGDMIGFTTLLGTIHWVDAIGTQCRVNLPLEWTPSIRGFGIGDLFEVQQQQNSKIWQSTGWVRQWFATISAVRRRGCFKPEDRVYATVGILQQLLPPNTPLPIPIDTTHTPEQLFTFTAAAILKNWPELSIFAFLEHNASRAFSSLPTWVPDLSIDDFPWPLGPFDTYFGAGIATSAPLKELSVNDCFQDRATAPIPSFRHIDPIKGQFALRGSKLDTIKQKYPCTHVYDMKLAELAIEVLANLPVHYAHDLVQEEETGATRGQCRVEALIHTMTCAGMGFSSSRGSMEKTSQLFPSFRRWLLMSLSQVWSGIDPVDRLHPAHTARDDVELQKRRAKMMETMTNVGMSSKFMPCMKEIEEMARMIIAADRGEGQWPGLLEQPLEFSDQIRRVMTDRCLFTTENGWLGICLDTALEGDEVWILEGGAVPYVLRKSGSEVEVNIEMAGGETRTSKAEGRRFGGETYVHGVMNGELLDKAGTGAVQWEEVVLI